Part of the Lolium rigidum isolate FL_2022 chromosome 6, APGP_CSIRO_Lrig_0.1, whole genome shotgun sequence genome, ATTCTGAAGTAAGTGCtgtaactttatctagatatataTAGATctacaaaataaaactagacaaaacCGCGATACTTATTTAAAAACAGAGAAATTGCGTACGTACCAATGGTAAGGATCCGTTACGGATCATCCGTAGTTCCGTACGTGTATGTGTGCAGTAGTAGCAATGTGAAACACTGAAACTGACTTTCAACTTTTACGTGGGCGTCAATTAACCTCACGTCACCAGCTGGCTACCAGCATGCATGCTGAAAAGTGCATTCCCATTTGCCTTGGTACCGGCCTAAATAAGGGACGGCGCCTGTCAAGATCATACAAGTAATCCTGTGGAAGCGTGACCTAGCATTGGACGTCAGCAAGCTAATCCTATGTTAGCATGATTTGCTTTGTCTCCATCTCCTTGGTCACTCGCAGCCGTTTGTTCGCCGGATCGAGGTCGATCCGTGCCCCGCGCGTCGCCGTCGTCCCCGAGTTGATAATCGCAATGCTTGGTATATTGACGACATGTACACACGTACGGGGTAGAAGACGCCTAGGGCTTGTGTATATATAGGTTGGTCAATGCCTATGTGTTTCCAAGTCTATTAAGCCATTCATCGTCGTCGATCGGCAGCAACGCATCGTCGCCTAGCTAGCTCACTAGCTGCGCATCGTCGTCTGCTAGctcagcaatggaggaagaaggaatTGTGTTCCGAGGTTGCCAGCTGCCGCCGGGGTTCCGGTTCCAGCCGACGGACCAGGAGATCATCGTATGCTACCTCAGCAAGaaggccgcctccgccgccgccgccgtcacctcCATCATCGCCGACGTCGACATCTACAAGTTCGACCCGTGGGACCTACCAGGTATGAATGCAGAGGCATGCAATTCGAGTTCGATTCCTCGCTCtgatctatgcatgagacatttgAGATCCCAATTAGGAAGTGTGCATTAGGTCAACATACCTAATTGTTTAGGAGAATGGAAATAACAAGGTCAATCTGCCGGCCGTACCACTTGTCTCTCTTCTCCTTGTCTACTCCGCTAGATACAATCTATGTACGTACGTCCGTTTCACACCATCAGCCGGTCAGCTCCTAATCAAACACATCAGTCTTAGTTACCATGAATGGACTACGATGTGCATGTTACACGCAGGCCGGCCACAATTACCAtgcgccaacacacacacacattttGCCAAAATGCGCCGAGAGTGACAAGTGTACCAACAAAGAGATATTGATGCATGCAACCCTGACAATTTTGCGCCTGCAGAGAAGGCGATGTTCGGCGAAGGGGAGTGGTTCTTCTTCAGCCCGAGGGACCGCAAGTACCCCAATGGCGCGCGGCCCAACCGCACGGCGGGGTCGGGATACTGGAAGGCCACCGGCACAGACAAGCCCATCCTGGCTGCCGGCGGCACGCGCTGCCTCGGCGTCAAGAAGGCGCTCGTCTTCTACCAGGGCCGCTCCCCGCGTGGCACCAAGACGGAGTGGGTCATGCACGAGTACCGCCTCCTCCACGCCGactccggcgccgcccgccacaGGCCTCACGACTCCATGAGGCTAGATGACTGGGTCCTGTGCCGCGTCCGCAAGAAGGGAGTCGCCGTCGCGCCGGACGCGGATGGAGAATCCGGGGCGCCGAGCCAGGTTGCTgcgccagcggcggcggccacggggGAGGTGCACGTGCCCAGCACTGCATACGTCGGCTTCGGTGATGACTGGACCGACGGCCAGCTCCTGCAGTACCTGATAGGCGGCGGCTCCGGTCAGGTCGACGGTGGTGCAAGCGCTACCGGCAGGGCGCGCAGCGAGAGTGCACCGCAGGAGCTGGCGTCGGTGCTGGAGACCATCaagaggaatctctccttccataATGCCATCGAAGACGACGACGTGTACCTCCTCCCGCCCAGCAAGCGGACCAACTGCATGAGGGGCGCCGGCGACGGCGAAGAGGAGCTGTCGCTGACCACATCGTCGTCCATGTTCGAGCCAGATTATTAAGTGTGCGTGTGTGACATACAAGATCCATGCATGAATCTGTgctttagagcatccccactcgtttgggctccccacgcccaaatccggcgaaatttagcgccggatggatgtagtttttggcctggggaggcccatttttccagccgcgagcccatggacgcgcacccaccgcgtgcatagcgacggcgcagtcaccgggaagggcaatcgtcggagttccctcgccgcattgaaccgtcgcgaagtggactggagagccgaaacgactcgtcgggaacggtcgaagtggcctcgatgcgagaaccgccgtaatggagcacgaactccgcggaagagcaaccggcgctctctttcgtcgagagacctacataaacggttttcgacgggctgagccattcatctgttctctcgtcaccatcctccgtcaaccatgagcgatatctcttggccatcggacaccgacagcgagggaagccgcccggatggcgccattggtgggatccagctgcatcgtccagcagcgacgattcccccccgtcggccagcgaggacgagtgggacgacgaggaggaggacgaagaggccgtggagcaggccgaggagcaggccgaggaagaggccgaggaagaggaggaggagcaggagcaggaggaggagcaggaggaggaggaggacgaagaggctgatgaggacgacgacgaggaggactcaacttcctccgacgaggaggtgacgagccgaaagcgtcgccgcgacgacgatgaggcggggccttctaagaagaagaagaagtagtttagttttaaagtttttatatgtaatttttatgtttattcgaattatattcgaaatatatatataatctatctatgttgcaccacttgagagttcaaagctttcgttcgacgagggtattgccgtagatcgggaagacgagggttttgccgtagatcgggaagacgagggttttgccgtagatcggaggccattgtcgccgacaagttggggccacgcccgcttttcactcgtccggagtccccgagcgctccccgggggggcggggatggcgtgggatcgccggatggatttaggcccaaatccggacgaaaacgaggaaccgggggcgcgactgggccgaattacgccgtccggatggaaaaaacgctcgccgggggtctcgtcggggggacgagtggagatgctcttatgtttcAGTATAGGATAATGTCTTCGGTACGCTAGCAACGGTTGGTTTTGCTTGCTACGAACACACGGCCGCGTGTGGCTCCTAGAATCATGGGTGTTGGTATGTTGCAAATTGCAATCAGCTTTCTAATGCCTGTAAATTACAAAtatgattgttttttttttcatttcgcaCATGCAGATGGAACTCGCTGTTAACGAAAATACGGCATGCATGCATGCCTTCTCTGCTTATATTCCCTCCATCCCATGAAAATTTTCTGAGTTTTGTCAAATTCGGATATATTTATATGCTATTTAGTTTCTAAATAAT contains:
- the LOC124663850 gene encoding NAC domain-containing protein 2-like, which produces MEEEGIVFRGCQLPPGFRFQPTDQEIIVCYLSKKAASAAAAVTSIIADVDIYKFDPWDLPEKAMFGEGEWFFFSPRDRKYPNGARPNRTAGSGYWKATGTDKPILAAGGTRCLGVKKALVFYQGRSPRGTKTEWVMHEYRLLHADSGAARHRPHDSMRLDDWVLCRVRKKGVAVAPDADGESGAPSQVAAPAAAATGEVHVPSTAYVGFGDDWTDGQLLQYLIGGGSGQVDGGASATGRARSESAPQELASVLETIKRNLSFHNAIEDDDVYLLPPSKRTNCMRGAGDGEEELSLTTSSSMFEPDY